A genome region from Gossypium hirsutum isolate 1008001.06 chromosome A04, Gossypium_hirsutum_v2.1, whole genome shotgun sequence includes the following:
- the LOC121228042 gene encoding NAD(P)H-quinone oxidoreductase subunit K, chloroplastic-like, translating into MGACTITRGMFSTDSYSTVRGVDELIPVDVYLPGCPPKPEAVIDAITKLRKKISREIYEDRIRSQQGDRCFTTNHKFCLVRSTRTGNYNQGLLYQPPSTSEIPPETFFNYKGSLSSQELVIIEIEEMPNVFKV; encoded by the exons ATGGGCGCGTGTACAATTACAAGAGGGATGTTCAGTACTGATTCTTATAGTACTGTTCGGGGGGTCGATGAGCTAATTCCTGTGGATGTCTATTTGCCGGGCTGTCCCCCTAAACCCGAGGCAGTTATAGATGCTATAACAAAACTTCGTAAGAAAATATCTCGCGAAATCTATGAAGATCGAATTAGATCTCAACAGGGGGATCGGTGTTTTACTACCAATCACAAGTTTTGTCTTGTACGCAGTACTCGTACTGGAAATTATAATCAAGGATTGCTCTATCAACCACCATCTACTTCAGAGATTCCTCCTGAAACATTTTTCAACTACAAGGGTTCACTATCTTCCCAAGAATTA GTAATTATTGAGATAGAGGAGATGCCTaatgtttttaaagtttaa